In Leclercia pneumoniae, the genomic window GGCCAGGGTCGCGGATTACTGGGTCAATTTCGCCCGCCACGCCGGCCGGGACTGTGCCACGCTGAATGGGGCCATCCGCTGGCCTGCCTGCATTAAAGGGCGGGACGTCTTGTTACGCATTGGTTTGAATAAAAATGCAGGATTTAAGCTTGAGACCCGCTTTATGCGCGCGCGACTGGCGCTATTTAAGCGGATGATGAAACACCATGTCAGCCTCGATTAAGCAGACAGGCGCGAAACGCCGTCAGCGCCGTCGCTTTGTCAGGTGACTCTCGCAATACCAGACGATAACTCGCACCGGTCTTGACGCTGCTGGGGTAGGGCCGCAGCAGCCGCCCGGTGCGGAGATCTTCTGCCACCAGCGTCTCATCGGCAATTGCCACTCCCAGCCCCTGAATCGCGGCGGTGATCGCCAGGTCCATGGTGTCGAAGTGTTGATTTTTGTGCATGGCAGGTGGCGGCATGCCCTGTTTTTCCAGCCACAATGACCAGTCGGTGTTATCCCGGGTCGGGTGTAAAAAGGTCAGGTTTTCGACGTCGGTACCCCCTCGCAACGGGCTGACCACCGGCGTTAGCGCCTCTTCGAACAGCAGATCGCCCGCGCTCAGCTGGGCACCAAAGACAATCGCTGCGTCATAGGATTCTGTTTTGAAGTTCACGCTGTGATCGATGGTCGTGGTCAGGGCGATTTGCAGCTCAGGCTGCTGGTGCTCCACCTCAATCAGGCGGGGTATGAGCCAGCGCATGGCACAGGTCGGCGCCTTCAGACGCACCACCGTCTGTTGGGCGCGCGCCTGGTCGGCCACCGTCAGGAAGTGCTCGAAGGCGCTGCGCAGATCCGGCAGCAGAGCGCTGCCCTGGGAAGATAGCCGCAGGCCGCGGGCGTGGCGCTCAAAGAGGGGAAAGCCAAACCAGTTTTCCAGGGCGGCAATCTTTCGACTCACCGCCCCCTGGGTCAGACATAACTCTTTCGCCGCATGGGTTAAATTGAGATGCCGGGCGGTGACCAGGAAGGTCTCAACGGCGTTTAGCGGAAAAGTACGACGCGCCATAGCGCCTCCAGGTATGTTTTTTTCTCATGGCTATTATGACAACAATTCGATTGTCGCCGCAATCCGCTTCAGATTGAATAGTTATGCACTATCCACGAGAAAGGACTACCGATGACTCTACGCACGCCAATCCAGACCCGTTCCAAACTGCCGGATGTGGGCACCACCATCTTTACCGTTATCGGTCAGCTTTCGGCGCAGCATAACGCCATCAACCTCTCTCAGGGCGCCCCGAACTTCTCCTGCGATCCTAAACTGATCGCCGGCGTAACCCGCGCGATGGAGGCCGATCGCAATCAGTATGCGGCGATGACCGGCCTGGCGGCGCTGAAAACCCGCATCGCCGATAAAATCGAAGGTCTGTATGGCACCCGCTACGATGCCGAAAGGGAAGTACTGGTCACCGCCAGCGCCAGCGAAGGGCTTTACTCTGCCATCAGCGGTCTGGTGCATCCCGGGGATGAGGTGATCTATTTCGAGCCCTCGTTTGACAGTTACGCGCCGATTGTCCGTTTGCAGGGGGCGACACCGATCGCCATCAAGCTGACGGTGCCAGATTTTGCCGTCAACTGGGATGAAGTGCGGGCCGCCATTACGTCCCGCACGCGAATGATCATCATCAATACACCCCACAACCCGAGCGGGCAGGTCTTTTCGGCGGATGACCTGACGCAGCTGGCAACGCTGACGCGCAACACCGATATCATCATTCTTTCCGACGAGGTGTACGAGCATGTTGTCTTCGACGGCGTGCCACATCATGGCATGGCGACGCATCCGCAGCTGGCGGAGCGGAGCGTCATTATTTCGTCATTTGGCAAGACCTATCACGTCACCGGCTGGCGCGTAGGCTACTGTGTGGCCCCGGCAGAATTGATGGATGAGATCTGCAAGGTCCATCAATTTTTAATGTTTTCTGCCGATACTCCTATGCAGTACGCGTTTGCCGAGCACATGGCCGATCCGCAGACCTGGCTGTCGCTGGCGGCTTTCTATCAGCGTAAGCGCGACCTGCTGGTGAGCCTGCTGGCGGACTCGCCTTTCCGTCTGCTGCCGAGCGCCGGTTCGTTCTTCCTGCTGGCGGATTACAGCCACTTTAGCGATGAACGCGACAGCGAGATGGTGAAACGGCTGATTGTCGATTGTGGCGTCGCGACCATTCCCCTGTCGGCGTTTTACACGGATAGCACAGATAACAAACTGATTCGTCTCTCTTTCGCGAAAGATGAGGCCACATTACGGGCAGGTGCGCAGGCGCTATGCCAGGTTAAACCACGCTAAGGAGTACGGGTATGAAAGTAAATGCGTTCGTCGTCGGCCTGGGATTGCTCTGTTCTTTCTCCACCTTTGCCGCCACCGAATTACGTTACGGGGTCGAAGCGGAATATCCGCCGTTTGAAAGCCGCAATGCCTCAGGCGAACTGGAAGGGTTTGATATCGATCTGGGTAACGCCATCTGTGCCGCCGCTGCGCTGAAGTGCAGCTGGGTGGAGACGTCGTTTGACGCGCTCATCCCTGGGCTGGTGGCGAAAAAGTTTGATGCCATTAACTCGGCAATGAACATTACTGAAAAGCGTCGTGAAAGCATCGACTTCACGCAGCCCATCTACCGTATTCCCTCGCAGCTGGTGGGCAAATCGGGGATGGCGGTGGATGCCACCCCGGCCGGGCTGAAAGGAAAAACCATTGGCGTACTGCAGGGTTCTATTCAGGAAACCTACGCGAAAGAGCACTGGGAGAAGCACGGTGTCACCGTGGTGTCTTATAAAGATCAGAATATGGCATGGGGTGACCTGCTGAATGGCCGCATTGACGCTTCGTTGGTGATGTCGGCGGCCGGGCAGGCAGGTTTCCTTAGCAAGCCGCAGGGTAAAGGGTTTGGTTTTATTGGCAAACCCGTGTCTGACGACACGATCCTCGGCAGTGGTATCGGCTTTGGGTTGCGAAAAGGGGATGAAGCTTCCAGAAAGCAGCTCGATGCCGCTATCGATAAAGTCCGCGCTGATGGAACGATCGATAAACTGGCCCAGAAGTACTTCCCGGGTATCGATGTCAGCGTAAAATAATAGTGCGCCATACTGGCCCCTGCTGATGATGTCAGGCAGGGGTCCTTTTTATACGTAACTTTACCTCCGATTCAGCCTTTTCCCCTCGACAGAAAATATTTCTCGCTTTGTTCAGATAAACACCGACCAACAATTGGATTATTAACCGTTTTTGTTTAGGCTGTGCCCCTCTAAGGGTGCTCTTTTTTGCCGTCGTTTCGATCAACGCGAAACTCACATCCACGACCATAAGGACGTTTTTCCAGGCATGAATCGCAGACGTTTTTTACAAGGCTCACTGGCGGTCGCCGCGCTTAGCGGCACATCGGGTTTTGCGGCGCTGTTCTCCCGCGCAGCTAACGCAGCTGAATCGGATATTGCCGACGGTCTGAGCCGTCGCTTCGACTTCTCAGTGTTGCAGTCTATGGCCCACGACCTGGCGCAAAAACCCTGGGGAGGCGCACCGCGTGCGCTGCCTGAAACCCTTGCGACCCTCACGCCGCAGGCCTACAACAGCATTCAGTATGATGCAAAACACTCCCTGTGGAATAACATCGATAATCGTGAACTGGACGTGCAGTTTTTCCACGTCGGGATGGGTTTCCGCCGTCGCGTGCGGATGTTCTCTCTGGACTCCGCCACCTCCCAGGCACGCGAAATTCACTTCCGTCCGGAACTGTTTAACTATCACGACGCAGGCGTGGACACCCGGCAGCTGGAAGGGCAGAGCGATTTAGGCTTTGCGGGCTTCCGTGCCTTTAAAGCGCCTGAGCTGGCACGTCGGGATATCGTCTCCTTCCTGGGAGCGAGCTACTTCCGCGCGGTGGATGACACCTATCAGTACGGTTTGTCCGCCCGTGGCCTCGCCATCGATACCTTCACCGATTCGCCGGAAGAGTTCCCGGACTTTACCTCGTTCTGGTTCGAAACGGTCAAACCGGGCGATACCACCTTTACGGTCTATACGCTGCTCGACAGCCCGAGCGTAACCGGCGCGTATAAATTCGTGATCCACTGCGAGAACGATCGGGTGGTTATGGAGGTGGATAACCATCTCTTCGCCCGCAAAGACATTAAACAGCTCGGTATTTCGCCGATGACCAGTATGTTTGCCTGCGGCAACAATGAGCGCCGCATGTGCGACACCATCCATCCGCAGATCCACGATTCCGACCGTCTGGCCATGTGGCGCGGCAACGGTGAGTGGGTATGCCGTCCGCTGAATAACCCGCAAAAGCTGCAGTTCAATGCCTTCCAGGATAAGAACCCGAAAGGTTTTGGTCTACTGCAGTTGGATCGCGACTTCTCGCATTATCAGGACATTATGGGCTGGTATAACAAGCGTCCAAGTCTGTGGGTGGAGCCGCTGAACAAGTGGGGCAAAGGGGCCGTAGGCCTGATGGAGATCCCCACCACCGGCGAGACCCTGGATAACGTGGTCTGCTTCTGGCAGCCTGAAAAGCCGGTGAAGGCGGGGGATGAACTGGAGTTCCAGTATCGTCTGCACTGGAGCGCCAAACCTCCGGTGCGTTCACCGCTGGCCAACGTATTTGCTACCCGCACCGGCATGGGGGGCTTCCCGGAAGGCTGGGCACCCGGTGAGCACTACCCGAAAGTCTGGGCCCGCCGTTTCGCCATCGACTTTATCGGCGGCGACCTGAAAGCGGCCGCGCCAAAGGGGATCGAGCCGGTCATTACCCTCTCTAACGGCGAAGCGAAGCAGGTTGAGATCCTCTACGTCGAGCCCTTCGATGGCTACCGCATTCTGTTCGACTGGTATCCCACCAACGACTCGACCGATCCGGTTGAAATGCGCATGTTCCTGCGCTGCCAGGGGGATGCAATCAGCGAAACCTGGCTGTATCAATACTTCCCGCCGGCGCCGGACAAGCGTAACTACGAGGATGACCGCGTAATGCGCTAAAGGATGAAGCCCCTCTCTGACCGGGAGGGGCCGTAAACCCTCAATCCTGGGCGTAGCCGCCGCGGTCGTGGTTCAGTAGACTGACGCCACGTAAATCCACAAAACGTAGGCCCTATGACCGCTATCCCCCCTGAAATTATCCCCATTTCCTCCTCGCTTGAACTGCGCGCGGTAGAGGAAAGTCACGCCGCTGAGCTGTATAACCTGGTGATTAAAAATCGCGACTGGCTGCAGCAGTTTCTGGAGTGGCCGCAATATGTGGGGAGTGCAGAAGATTCGCTAAAAAATATCCAGAGTAACCAGATGCTGCATCAGCGCGGTTACGCCAAAATGTTCCTGATCTTTCTCGATAACGTGCTGGTGGGGGTGTTGTCGTTTAACGCCATTGAGCCGCTGAATAAAACCGGGTATATCGGCTACTGGCTGGATGAGGCGCATCAGGGGCAGGGGATCCTCTCGCAGGCGTTACAGGGCTTTATCCGCTATTACGCTGAACGTAAAGAGATTCGCCGTTTCGTCATCAAATGTCGCGTGGCGAACGCGGCCAGCAATCGCGTGGCGCTGGCCAATGGCTTTGAGCTGGAAGGGTGCCTGAAACAGGCTGAGTTTCTCAACGGGCACTACGACGACCAGAATATCTACGCCCGGATTGTCGAACTATAAGGCTCCCAGCAGCGGTGTGCGGATAATACGCTGCGCGCCGTTAATCACCTTAGCGCCGCGTAGATGAATGGCCTCGCCATCCAGGGCCTCGATCACCGCATCGTCGGTAATATCAATATGATGCTCGATCAGCACTTCGCCACGGATGCGCGCGCGTCCCTGAATCACCACCTTGTCATCAATGAGAATTGGCCCGCCGCTTAGCCACGCCTCGCCGCCAATCAGCACATGATGTTTGATGACGCAGTTGCCTTCCACGAGCGCATTTTCCGCCACCTGAGAGCTGTAGCGCAGGGTGGGGATGGCATCCTCCTCGCGCCCGGCGCGCAGGCGCGCATTGCCGTAGACTTTGGCGCAGTCACATACCCAGACGTTATTCAGATCATTGCCTTCCAGCAGCGCATTGTCGAAGACCTCAGCGCGATGCTCAATAAACGCCCAGTTCACAATAGCATTGCCGTAGATCTGCGCCTGATGCACCACGCGCGACTCGCTGACCGTGGCGTTGCCGTAGATTTGCAGAATCAGCTCCCGATCCGGAGTTAACCCTTTGGCGGCTATGACGACGCTGTTATGCAGAATGCGCGCATTACCGTAGAGATGACATTCGCCGCGCACTACGGATGCCTGAACCGTGACGTTGTCACACAGGCGGGCGCCGTGGCTGACCTCTGCGCCATCAACCCAGACGTTGTTCCCAATGCGGGCGTGATGGCTAATCACACAAGGCTGAGTGATCCGCGCGTTGCCGGTGACTTGTGCCCCGGCAAATACCACGCTGTTCTGGTCGTAGAGCCAGCAATCTCCCTCTTGCGATAAGGCTGCCTCGTCCTCAACCCAGCCGCCACGGCTGCCGCAGGGGACGTCGGCAAAATCCCGGGTGGCGATCAGCTGGCGGAGCGTCACGGACGATTTGTGGTCGCCGTCATGCCAATGGTGCAGGCGCGTTTCATCGCTAAGGCGGTATTTATTCATCAGGGTTTCCGCAGTTGTTCTCTTTACTAAACGTAGCAAACTTTACGTTGATCGAAAGAGTGGCATCCACAAATGAAACCCCTTAAAATAGCATTTCAAATATACTTTATAATTTAAAATAAATGTATAAAACTAACAAATTTGAACAAGTTCTTAACTTACCCTCCGGCTATTACGGCATGGTGCTGGGGATCATCGGCATGGGTTTCGCCTGGCGTTATGCCGGAACAATCTGGCCTGTAACGCGCTGGCCGGGGGAGATCCTCGTGGGGCTGGCGATAACCCTCTGGCTGCTGCTGACGGTGGCGTTTATGACCCGTGCGGTGCGCTTCCCGCAAAGCGTGCTGACGGAGATGCGCCATCCGGTGATGAGCAGTTTCGTCAGCCTCTTTCCCGCCACTACGCTACTGGTGTCAATTGGTGTGGTGCCCTGGTATCGCCCGTTGGCGCTGGTGCTGTTTAGCATCGGTGTAGTGGTGCAACTCAGCTACGCCGCCTGGCAGAGCGCCGGGTTGTGGCGCGGACGCCATCCGGAGGAGGCCACCACGCCGGGGCTGTATCTGCCCACGGTGGCCAATAACTTCATCAGCGCGATGGGCTGCGGAGCCCTGGGTTTTCACGATGCCGGGCTGCTGTTTTTGGGGGCAGGTGTCTTCTCGTGGCTGAGTCTTGAGCCGGTCATTTTGCAACGCCTGCGCAGCGCCGGAGAGCTGCCCCAGGCGTTACGCACTTCGCTTGGCATCCAGCTTGCCCCCGCGCTGGTGGCCTGTAGCGCCTGGTTTAGCGTGAACGGCGGCGAAGCAGATACCTTTGCCAAAATGTTGTTCGGCTACGGCCTGCTGCAACTGCTGTTTATGCTGCGCCTGATGCCCTGGTATTTGTCGCAACCCTTTAATGCCTCGTTCTGGAGCTTCTCGTTCGGCGTTTCGGCGCTCGCCACCACCGGCCTGCATCTGGGGCAGAGCAGTAGTACCGGACTGTTCCACGTTATTGCTATTCCGCTGTTTATTTTCACCAACGCGATAATCGCGCTGTTACTGGTTCGCACATTTATTCTGCTGATGCAGGGCAAGCTGTTAATTCGTACAGACAAAGCCTTACTGATGCAGACTGAGGAAAAAAAATGACTGTGATTGATGAGAACTACTTCACCGAAAAATATGGCCTGACCCGCACCCATTCAGAGGTGCTGTACAGCGCCGGGATTGTCAAACCGGGTAAAACACTCGACCTCGGCTGTGGTAACGGACGCAATAGTCTTTACCTGGCTGCGAACGGTTTCGATGTCACCGCCTGGGACAAAAATCCGGCCGGCATTAGCAACATCGAAAGCATCAAAGTCAAAGAGGGCATCACAACGCTGCAGACGGCCATCAAGGATCTCAACACCCTGCGCTTTGACGGCGAATACGATTTTATCCTCTCAACCGTGGTGATGATGTTCCTGGAAGCGAAGACCATTCCGGGTCTGATTGCCAACATGCAGGAGTGCACCAAACCGGGTGGGTACAACCTGATCGTGGCCGCGATGGACACCGACGATTACCCCTGCACGGTGGGCTTCCCGTTTGCCTTTAAAAGCGGGGAGCTGAGTGCGTATTATGCGGGCTGGGATCTGCTGAAATATAACGAAGACGTCGGTGAGCTACACCGCACCGACGCCGAGGGGAATCGCATTAAATTGCGTTTTGCTACTATGCTGGCGCGCAAACCGGCTTAACGGGCCGCCATCAGGCAGATTTGCAGCGCCGTGTTGTAAGAGGCCTCGAACGACGACAGCGGCAAGAACTCGAACTTCGAGTGGAAGTTATGCGCGCCGGTGAAGAAGTTCGGGGTCAGCAGCCCTTTGGCGGAGAGCGCAGCGCCGTCGGTACCGCCGCGCATTGGCGTCGGTTTCGGCGTAATGCCCAGGCTCTCCATCGCCGCAAACATCAGGTCAATGGCGCGACGGTCGTCACCCAACGCATTGCTGATATTGCTGTAGGTCTCTTCGATATGCCAGCTCACCCGTGCGGTGGGGTGTTGAGCCGCAATTTTCTCGGCTACGTCGGCAATTTGCGCCTTACGGGCAGCAAAGCTCTGCTGGTCGAAGTCGCGGATATTCGCCTTCAGAATGGCTTCGTTCTGTCCGGCCTGCATCCCCTGGAACCAGATGTAACCTTCCCGTCCTTCGGTGCACTCTGGCGTTTGCTGGCGATCGAAATGGTTGATGTAATCCATGGCCATCAGCAGCGGGTTCACCAGCACCCCCTTCGCCGACATCGGATGCGCGGTTACGCCGGTAAAGCGGATTTCCGCCGTGGCGGCGTTAAAGTTCTCGTAGACGATCTCGCCGATCTCGCAGCAGTCAATGGTCCAGGCGAAATCCACGTCGAAGCGTTTCAGATCCAGGGCTTTGGCCCCTAATAGTCCAATCTCTTCATCCGGCACGAAGGCGACCACGATATCGCCATGCGCATGTTCAGCGGTAAGGTTCTCCAGCAGGGTCATCACCACGGTGACGGCGGCTTTATTATCTGCCCCCAGCACGCTGGTGCCGTCGCTAAAAATAATCTCTTCATTCGGGTAAGCCCGTATTTCAGGATGCTCATCGACCCGCAGCCAAATATCTTTCACTTTATTCAGACAGAGATCTTCACCCTTAAAAGTTAATATTTGTGGATGAATATCCGGTGATAATCCGACGTCTACGGTATCAATATGGGTAATAAAACCAATGCGCGGAGCGCCTGGCACATTCCCTTTTTTTACCGCGGTAACGGTAGCAAATTCATCGATCACAATCTCATCCAGACCCAGTGATTCCAGCTCCTTCGCCAGTTCGCGCGCCATGTCATGTTGGCCTGGCGTAGAGGGGAGGGTTTTTATTTGAGCATCGCTCTGGCTGGTGATGGCGAGATAGCGAAAAAAGCGATGGGTTAATTGTCTGGATAGCGTCGAAGCCATAGTGAATCCTTCTTTATTCGTATTATCAGGTGTTTGCATGGTCACTTTAATGTTATTTATGAAATGGCAAAAGAATGATTAGCCGTCGAATTAAAAGACAGGAAAACGTGATGAAAAGCAAGCTCACAACTTTAGCTCTGGCCCTGGCCGCGCTGACGGTCAGTTCCACCGTTGCCGCCAAAACGCTGGTTTACTGTTCTGAAGGCTCTCCTGAGAACTTTAATCCGCAACTCTATACCTCGGGTACCAGCGTGGACGCCAGCGCGGTGCCGGTCTATAACCGTCTGGTCGATTTCAAACCCGGTACCACCGAGCTGGTACCGAGCCTCGCTGAAAGCTGGGACGTGAGCGATGATGGCAAGGTTTACACCTTCCATTTACGCAAAGGGGTGAAATTCCAGAGCAACAAATTCTTTACCCCAACGCGCGACTTTAATGCGGATGACGTGATTTTTTCATTCATGCGGCAAAAAGATGCGAAACATCCCTATCACAACGTCTCTAACGGCAGCTATTCCAACTTTGAAAGTCTGGAATTTGGCACACTGATTACCGCCATCGATCGCGTTGACGATAACACGGTACGCTTTACCCTGGCGCACCCGGAAGCGCCGTTTGTAGCCGATCTGGCCTGGTATTTCGCCTCAATCTTGTCGGCAGAGTATGCCGATGCGATGTTAAAAGCCGGTACCCCTGAGAAGGTCGATATGAATCCAATCGGTACCGGGCCGTTTAAACTGGCGCAGTACCAGAAAGACTCCCGCATCCTGTTCACTGCCTTCCCGGAATACTGGCAGGGTAAAGCGAAGCTCGATCGATTGATCTTTAGCATCACTCCGGATGCCTCCGTGCGGTTCGCAAAGCTGGAAAAGGGCGAATGTCAGGTAATGCCTTTCCCGAACCCCGCCGACCTGCCGCGAATGAAAGCCAACAAAGATCTTAACCTGATGAGTAAGGCGGGGCTGAATACCGGCTTCCTGGCCTTCAATACACAAAAAGCGCCGCTGGATAATCTGAAGGTGCGTCAGGCGCTGGCCATGGCGATCAACAAACCGGCGATTATCGACGCGGTCTTCCACGGTACCGGCACCGCCGCGAAAAACCTGCTGCCGCCGGGCGTCTGGAGCGCAGATAGCGAACTGAAAGATTACGACTACGACCCTGAAAAAGCGAAGGCGCTCCTGAAAGAGGCCGGTTTTGCTAACGGTGTGACTATCGATTTATGGGCTATGCCGGTACAGCGCCCCTATAACCCGAATGCGAAACGGATGGCCGAAATGATTCAGGCCGACTGGGCGAAAATTGGCGTGCAGACCAAAATCGTCACTTACGAATGGGGCGAATACCTGAAGCGGGTGAAGAGCGGAGAGCATCAGGCGGCGCTGATGGGCTGGACCACCGCGACCGGCGATCCGGATAACTTCTTCGGGCCACTCTTTACCTGTACCTCTGCAAACGGGGGATCGAACTCGGCGAAATGGTGTTATCAGCCCTTTGATAAAATCATTGCTGAAGCAAAAACGATCACCGATCAGGGTAAACGCGCGGCGCTGTATAAAGAGGCGCAACAGATGAT contains:
- the tehB gene encoding tellurite resistance methyltransferase TehB; this translates as MTVIDENYFTEKYGLTRTHSEVLYSAGIVKPGKTLDLGCGNGRNSLYLAANGFDVTAWDKNPAGISNIESIKVKEGITTLQTAIKDLNTLRFDGEYDFILSTVVMMFLEAKTIPGLIANMQECTKPGGYNLIVAAMDTDDYPCTVGFPFAFKSGELSAYYAGWDLLKYNEDVGELHRTDAEGNRIKLRFATMLARKPA
- a CDS encoding glucan biosynthesis protein D encodes the protein MNRRRFLQGSLAVAALSGTSGFAALFSRAANAAESDIADGLSRRFDFSVLQSMAHDLAQKPWGGAPRALPETLATLTPQAYNSIQYDAKHSLWNNIDNRELDVQFFHVGMGFRRRVRMFSLDSATSQAREIHFRPELFNYHDAGVDTRQLEGQSDLGFAGFRAFKAPELARRDIVSFLGASYFRAVDDTYQYGLSARGLAIDTFTDSPEEFPDFTSFWFETVKPGDTTFTVYTLLDSPSVTGAYKFVIHCENDRVVMEVDNHLFARKDIKQLGISPMTSMFACGNNERRMCDTIHPQIHDSDRLAMWRGNGEWVCRPLNNPQKLQFNAFQDKNPKGFGLLQLDRDFSHYQDIMGWYNKRPSLWVEPLNKWGKGAVGLMEIPTTGETLDNVVCFWQPEKPVKAGDELEFQYRLHWSAKPPVRSPLANVFATRTGMGGFPEGWAPGEHYPKVWARRFAIDFIGGDLKAAAPKGIEPVITLSNGEAKQVEILYVEPFDGYRILFDWYPTNDSTDPVEMRMFLRCQGDAISETWLYQYFPPAPDKRNYEDDRVMR
- the rimL gene encoding 50S ribosomal protein L7/L12-serine acetyltransferase, which produces MPPEIIPISSSLELRAVEESHAAELYNLVIKNRDWLQQFLEWPQYVGSAEDSLKNIQSNQMLHQRGYAKMFLIFLDNVLVGVLSFNAIEPLNKTGYIGYWLDEAHQGQGILSQALQGFIRYYAERKEIRRFVIKCRVANAASNRVALANGFELEGCLKQAEFLNGHYDDQNIYARIVEL
- the pepT gene encoding peptidase T; this translates as MASTLSRQLTHRFFRYLAITSQSDAQIKTLPSTPGQHDMARELAKELESLGLDEIVIDEFATVTAVKKGNVPGAPRIGFITHIDTVDVGLSPDIHPQILTFKGEDLCLNKVKDIWLRVDEHPEIRAYPNEEIIFSDGTSVLGADNKAAVTVVMTLLENLTAEHAHGDIVVAFVPDEEIGLLGAKALDLKRFDVDFAWTIDCCEIGEIVYENFNAATAEIRFTGVTAHPMSAKGVLVNPLLMAMDYINHFDRQQTPECTEGREGYIWFQGMQAGQNEAILKANIRDFDQQSFAARKAQIADVAEKIAAQHPTARVSWHIEETYSNISNALGDDRRAIDLMFAAMESLGITPKPTPMRGGTDGAALSAKGLLTPNFFTGAHNFHSKFEFLPLSSFEASYNTALQICLMAAR
- a CDS encoding ABC transporter substrate-binding protein produces the protein MKSKLTTLALALAALTVSSTVAAKTLVYCSEGSPENFNPQLYTSGTSVDASAVPVYNRLVDFKPGTTELVPSLAESWDVSDDGKVYTFHLRKGVKFQSNKFFTPTRDFNADDVIFSFMRQKDAKHPYHNVSNGSYSNFESLEFGTLITAIDRVDDNTVRFTLAHPEAPFVADLAWYFASILSAEYADAMLKAGTPEKVDMNPIGTGPFKLAQYQKDSRILFTAFPEYWQGKAKLDRLIFSITPDASVRFAKLEKGECQVMPFPNPADLPRMKANKDLNLMSKAGLNTGFLAFNTQKAPLDNLKVRQALAMAINKPAIIDAVFHGTGTAAKNLLPPGVWSADSELKDYDYDPEKAKALLKEAGFANGVTIDLWAMPVQRPYNPNAKRMAEMIQADWAKIGVQTKIVTYEWGEYLKRVKSGEHQAALMGWTTATGDPDNFFGPLFTCTSANGGSNSAKWCYQPFDKIIAEAKTITDQGKRAALYKEAQQMMHDQMPAVMIAHSTIFEPVRKEVTGYEIDPFGKHLFWQVDIK
- a CDS encoding pyridoxal phosphate-dependent aminotransferase; this translates as MTLRTPIQTRSKLPDVGTTIFTVIGQLSAQHNAINLSQGAPNFSCDPKLIAGVTRAMEADRNQYAAMTGLAALKTRIADKIEGLYGTRYDAEREVLVTASASEGLYSAISGLVHPGDEVIYFEPSFDSYAPIVRLQGATPIAIKLTVPDFAVNWDEVRAAITSRTRMIIINTPHNPSGQVFSADDLTQLATLTRNTDIIILSDEVYEHVVFDGVPHHGMATHPQLAERSVIISSFGKTYHVTGWRVGYCVAPAELMDEICKVHQFLMFSADTPMQYAFAEHMADPQTWLSLAAFYQRKRDLLVSLLADSPFRLLPSAGSFFLLADYSHFSDERDSEMVKRLIVDCGVATIPLSAFYTDSTDNKLIRLSFAKDEATLRAGAQALCQVKPR
- a CDS encoding ABC transporter substrate-binding protein, which translates into the protein MKVNAFVVGLGLLCSFSTFAATELRYGVEAEYPPFESRNASGELEGFDIDLGNAICAAAALKCSWVETSFDALIPGLVAKKFDAINSAMNITEKRRESIDFTQPIYRIPSQLVGKSGMAVDATPAGLKGKTIGVLQGSIQETYAKEHWEKHGVTVVSYKDQNMAWGDLLNGRIDASLVMSAAGQAGFLSKPQGKGFGFIGKPVSDDTILGSGIGFGLRKGDEASRKQLDAAIDKVRADGTIDKLAQKYFPGIDVSVK
- a CDS encoding LysR family transcriptional regulator, which translates into the protein MARRTFPLNAVETFLVTARHLNLTHAAKELCLTQGAVSRKIAALENWFGFPLFERHARGLRLSSQGSALLPDLRSAFEHFLTVADQARAQQTVVRLKAPTCAMRWLIPRLIEVEHQQPELQIALTTTIDHSVNFKTESYDAAIVFGAQLSAGDLLFEEALTPVVSPLRGGTDVENLTFLHPTRDNTDWSLWLEKQGMPPPAMHKNQHFDTMDLAITAAIQGLGVAIADETLVAEDLRTGRLLRPYPSSVKTGASYRLVLRESPDKATALTAFRACLLNRG
- the ydcK gene encoding YdcK family protein — encoded protein: MNKYRLSDETRLHHWHDGDHKSSVTLRQLIATRDFADVPCGSRGGWVEDEAALSQEGDCWLYDQNSVVFAGAQVTGNARITQPCVISHHARIGNNVWVDGAEVSHGARLCDNVTVQASVVRGECHLYGNARILHNSVVIAAKGLTPDRELILQIYGNATVSESRVVHQAQIYGNAIVNWAFIEHRAEVFDNALLEGNDLNNVWVCDCAKVYGNARLRAGREEDAIPTLRYSSQVAENALVEGNCVIKHHVLIGGEAWLSGGPILIDDKVVIQGRARIRGEVLIEHHIDITDDAVIEALDGEAIHLRGAKVINGAQRIIRTPLLGAL
- the tehA gene encoding dicarboxylate transporter/tellurite-resistance protein TehA; translated protein: MYKTNKFEQVLNLPSGYYGMVLGIIGMGFAWRYAGTIWPVTRWPGEILVGLAITLWLLLTVAFMTRAVRFPQSVLTEMRHPVMSSFVSLFPATTLLVSIGVVPWYRPLALVLFSIGVVVQLSYAAWQSAGLWRGRHPEEATTPGLYLPTVANNFISAMGCGALGFHDAGLLFLGAGVFSWLSLEPVILQRLRSAGELPQALRTSLGIQLAPALVACSAWFSVNGGEADTFAKMLFGYGLLQLLFMLRLMPWYLSQPFNASFWSFSFGVSALATTGLHLGQSSSTGLFHVIAIPLFIFTNAIIALLLVRTFILLMQGKLLIRTDKALLMQTEEKK